In a single window of the Nakaseomyces glabratus chromosome B, complete sequence genome:
- the INO2 gene encoding Ino2p (CAGL0B01947g~Transcriptional regulator involved in de novo inositol biosynthesis; activator of INO1 gene expression; mutants unable to grow in the absence of inositol): MMQDHQKSGVSSSQDLFDLFEQGNDIDFETAYQMLSGTLEESEPLQFMHKGPRQQEVSTPIANILPPLDPIKPATPNVMSNTTPYEYANTNLIKTPHDNNILFSPDNHTKSMFSLDGHTTNHGISNNQKSYYNFDGIRSKHTGFEGSVLPHFYESKLTSPQRLLTESPHLPTISQNFLTRSPIFTSQPFENHQNIGIPPMIQEKLHNNFGFPQKGLDDHFKSPELLSSYESHAIENFLDNLVASDPFHNDKNDIDFKIGNDKAAVHEDMNNKGNILSAEIINNNKCNSSIDVTQNRINSTLHKNSNSSDIVHNREDYKNTDLTTNHKIKKIPVPKDYPTKNIELPGIVISDDDIPADIRHDMAKVRKWKHVRLEKLRRTHSKNAFDDLIKLIETPHPNLDKRIPKYKLLGLVMNDIKGLLEANEKLEKLLNS, from the coding sequence ATGATGCAGGATCATCAGAAATCTGGAGTTTCTTCTAGTCAGGATctatttgatcttttcGAACAGGGTAATGATATTGACTTTGAGACAGCATATCAGATGTTAAGCGGTACATTAGAAGAATCAGAACCATTACAATTTATGCACAAGGGTCCAAGACAGCAAGAAGTAAGTACTCCTATTGCAAATATCTTACCTCCTTTAGATCCTATTAAACCTGCAACACCTAATGTTATGAGTAACACAACACCTTATGAATACGCCAATACAAACCTAATCAAAACACCTCAcgataataatattcttttttcacCGGATAATCATACAAAGTCAATGTTCAGCTTGGATGGACATACTACGAACCATGGGATAAGTAACAATCAAAAGTCCTATTATAATTTCGATGGCATTAGGAGTAAACATACTGGATTTGAGGGTAGTGTTTTACCTCATTTTTACGAATCGAAATTGACCAGCCCACAAAGACTTCTAACCGAAAGTCCACATCTTCCTACGATCAGCCAAAACTTTCTAACAAGATCACCAATATTTACTTCTCAGCCTTTCgaaaatcatcaaaatattggaaTACCACCAATGATCCAGGAAAAGCTACATAACAATTTCGGTTTTCCTCAGAAAGGATTAGATGATCACTTTAAAAGTCCAGAATTACTAAGTTCATATGAATCACATGCGATAGAGAACTTCTTAGATAACCTGGTCGCATCTGATCCTTTCCacaatgataaaaatgatatagatttcaaaattggAAATGACAAAGCAGCTGTGCATGAGGATATGAATAACAAGGGCAACATTCTCAGCGCtgaaattataaataataacaaatgCAATTCTTCTATTGATGTGACACAAAATAGAATTAATTCAACCCTGCATAAAAATTCAAACTCATCTGACATTGTCCATAATAGAGAAGACTATAAAAATACGGATCTTACAACAAAccataaaataaaaaaaataccaGTACCGAAGGATTATcctacaaaaaatattgagcTCCCAGGTATTGTAATatcagatgatgatataCCCGCTGATATTAGACACGATATGGCAAAAGTACGAAAATGGAAGCATGTTAGATTGGAAAAACTCAGAAGAACCCATTCAAAAAATGCTTTTGATGATCTAATCAAATTAATAGAAACCCCACATCCAAATTTGGATAAAAGAATACCAAAGTATAAACTCTTAGGCCTAGTAATGAATGATATCAAAGGGTTATTAGAGGCCAATGAAAAGCTcgaaaaattattaaactCCTAA